The sequence TCCGTGCCATGCTACCCacatttaataccgtcatgctaaaattgtcgcaaatattatatattaaagatgatctgctatcattgtaaacggaaccccacataattcaGTGCGAATTGAAActtcccagaatcaatcgtggagcagctGTCCATTTCATTaggctgtcgttgtccaacttgagctcttggaggaatatataccgaagcaatgcaaatgtccttccctttaatgtttatttgacaagcaacaacttctatactagaagtcgaagtaatgtttaatctataaaaggaataacatttctcaaTTCTTAGAAGCACTCCACCATGCAGGGAGTccctatcgagacgtataatgttaaagtcattaaaatttaaggctatgtttgatgtttcGCACGAAGTAAATACATCAcaattttgactatgcaacaaaactttgaattaatcaagttttgggatgatgcttagacaattccactgcaggacagtgattgaatcatttgcagcggatgataaattatccatcaaatgatacaaaacctgagaaagctggccattgagctgataactgtttcaaaaaagttctagctattgaaaggaatgccgttatgatggtctttagagattcagaaatattgaatactgCGAAAattcattctacaatttccgaaaacttcagtaatcctgatggtggctgtgaaacggagcccactggagtattgtcttttcttgttctagttcctggattggtttgtgaatttgacaaaccaggaggcacagtttttggttttagatTTGGCTTtatagatttaacacggggatcttttttgaagatgtaattttaggtttcttttttggtattttgtggtttggtaaTTTCTTCTTAACAGACCTGTTCTTGACGGGACTCTTTTCTAGAGTCACCAATGTTATTGACCGCAGAGATTCCTTTCTGCAGCCACCAATGTAACTGGCGAGATAGACCAGTTTTTCTTGGCTCCTCTTGGGGCCACCAATGTTAATAAGGGGTATCTGTATGAAGCCTAGTGTAATTGTTTCGCAGCCGGATAGCTCTCGTAGCGGTCTATCCACCTTGAAAATCAATTACACTTCAGCTGCTTTCGGACAAGTAAGTTACCCTCTGACTGCAGTGAATTGCAAgtgatttattttaacgaaatctTAACTATACATACAAGTATTTTCTTTACAACAATTGTAAACGTTGCGCAACATTAATCGCAACATTCTCGGTTTTCCCTTTCCATCCCATTGCGGGATCCTAGCTCACACGTCAGCTATGTCAGCGCGCGCATCTAGTTTTACCTGCTTGTTTACAAAGGTATTATTTACTTCATACATCCTGGTGCGCGGCTCAGACCGATActgtttgtttacatattttaGTCCTTATCGAAAGCTGAGCGGAAAGATTTTATTGCTCTAAATGTGGAAATTCCTATATTTGGCCCTAGACCCGCTTGAAGAGCGGCTTATCTCGGCTTGCACACAAATCATAAATCCATACCTGCTTTATTCAGGCACTACCCGACCCGATCAGAAGGGAATAGCAACCCAGTATCATAAGAACAGCATAATTTGTTATCATAGCATAACGAACTATTATATTGGtattcatatattttgattGAATTGCTATTAATAGTAAACCAATTGCTCGATCTGGTATAAGAGCTCGTTTAGTTCTTCTTTTGTTATTATCTAATCAAAAAGTATTATCTAATCAAAAAGTATGAGATTCCATTCGATTTAATGCGTTTTAACGCGGGATTATTAATCGGATAAAGATTAGATGAAATAAAAGGTTCACAGCATAGGTTTCGGTTTAGGGCATATAATAACGGCATTTAATTGGCTAGTAATACATGTAAACATATTTGGGTTTCCAATTATTttgtattgttattttcatttgatGTAACCTGCAGGAACACAAggcatttcatttcaatctaacttTTTAACAAGAATAGCATCTGAAGAATGATACATTATTTATTAAAAGTTCTTTTTAATCAACTTGTGTTTGCTTTTTGCATATCGAAATGAATCTCATGTATTCACCGTTAGTTTCAACTTTCATACTAATACATTGCTTTAAAGAATCCGTAACTTTCATAATTCTAACTTCATCCGTGAAAGTATAGGAATACATATTAGGAAACAAACTAATAGTATCCAACTTTTGGCCAAGTATATAAATTATATTTGCTTGATCGCATAGAATAgcatgaatacgaaaaaaattacTGTTGATCCAAATCCATGAATCATCATATTTGAGATCTGAGCAAGCAGCTTTTGTGCACAAATTTAAGCGATTGTAGTACAGTCTAGAATGATAGCTGAAATGACGTTGTGTTACATCATTATCGAAGAGGGTAGAATTattcacagtaaatattttttgaggATTATACTGAACTATAGAATGTTTCTTGAACCATATAGACTGAACCCACTGCTTAATGACCGAATCTTGAGGCACCCTGCTGTTTTGACAAAGTTTATtcaagtaatattttttttcgatttgaagAACAGGTTTGTTGTTGCCACTGCAAAATTTTAATAGCATTCCGTTTCCTGAAAATGTTAAACAAAGATGGTTAATATTTAGTTACTGATGTTACATGTCTGTGTTACCTGATTCATAAGGAAACAATGATGAGTTATACAATGCTCCAAGATTTCGAACAGTTTCTGCTAAATGAGACATCAAATGAACGTTGTAAGTCATTCGTCCTATTCCATAAATAGCCTCAAATTGGCAACCAAAAAGTTTAAGCTTTTTATCGCACCAATTAATCATTTCCTCAGACAAATTTGGatccaataataaaaatattgtagatGATAAAAGCATAATATGGTTCAATAAATGGTCAGGAAGAATTTTATATAAACTAGGATATATATAATGTAATAACATGGCTTCCCATTCGTttgctttgaatttttttacttgaTTCAATGAACGTGGATACCTCGGGAATGAGCTTGGAGGTCGGAAGGAGAGAAAACGTTTCTCAATATCTTTCATACGAAGTCCTACGTAAAATGGAGCTTTATGATTTTCACTTTCAGTTAGACTTGCCCATAACTGTTTCATAACCCCCAGAAGAACTGCGTGCATATAATCTGGAGGGTGACTTATTATGATATCGAATTCAGGCAGAGCCACGAAAACTGATTTATTTAATATTCCATGCACTTCTTGACCTGTAAATTGAACTTCATCCATCATTTTTCTAGTGGTCGCATCGTCACTTTTGGGATACCGTTGACTTGGATAATATCTTATTGGGCTTGCATCAGTAGCTTTTCCGGGATGCAGACACATTGTGCATCCGTAATCTCCATTATATTGCTTCATACACAAAACTTTACATCTTGCCACAGAATCCACGCAATTTTGTAGAAGACTGACTGTATAGTTTTGATTACCGATCGAGATACCTTTCTTTAGTATTCTTAATTCTATGCAAAAATATTTGTAGAGTAAATTAAGGTTGGGTTCTTCCTTTGATAACCAAAGTGCAGCAATTAAAAGGTTGTGTTTGTTGAATCTAAGTACTGGCGGGAGATTGTTAAGTGTAACGAAAACCGGataaagtgttttttttgtcgTACTCTTTCGAGACGCTGCACCATCAGTATTAGAACTTAACGTGAGATGTTTCTCCGGATGCTCTTTCATTAAACGCCTTGCTACGCGTCCTCGATTAATATCACAAATATTCTTATTTTCGATTTCCATGGAATGCTGCTCAATTTCCAGGCTATATTTTAGTACCATTTCACGAAGTTGTGGCTCAATAGGTATAGTTACGAAAAAATCATGTCCTTGTGATTTACAAATAGGGCATAATGTTCCTTTCTTGGGTAGGTTTGTTCCAAAATCATATTGACAGAATGTACAAAAATAAACACGTTTGGCATCATATGGGTTATTACGGAACTGAGACgcgaatgtttcaaaattttcagggAAGCATTTTGTTCCACTAATAACATTTAGCATTTTCAATAAATCTTCTAGTGCATCTTGTGACAAGTTATGACGAACGTAGTAGTTcacaaccaagaacaaaatttcGGCTATAATTATATCCGAATTCACTCGAAATTGTGAATGATTCTTCTTCGAAAACAcctaaaaaaataatcaaattaccGAAAGTACTTTGAGCATACCATATTgacaaacattaaaaaaaatcattccaatCGTTAATGTTGCCTGATTCATCGATATTTTCACCATTGTTTTGTATTCCATTGGGTATTTCACTGTCAACTGTACTGTTTAACTCATCAGCATTTTGTGTCTCTATTCTCACAAATTGATTAAAAAGTTGAAATGAATCGTGGTTTAAATTATCTTCATCTTGCCGAATATTGGGATTCAACGATTGGTTGGCTGTTTCATTTGTCGACGCAAAAACACTCCTTGGCACTGCTGTCAGTTCTGGAGAGATTCGGTCTTCAAATTCGTTCAAATATACATGTTCTTTATCTAAATTGCCTTGTGACCGACGTGCCGGTTTTTTACGctgaaaaattttagtaaacttATCATTCCGATTCTGTAtattttgatcaaatgtaaaattTCCATTCTGTATTTCGCTCGAGTTCCTTATAAAAACAACATTAGAAGAACGAATTGCTGAATGCAAATTtcgcattcgatcgaaataatatGAACTCGATCGGAATGCAAAATAATGGTGCAGGTACATGAATCTGTATTCTGTTTACCTTTATTTCGTACTTCTTTCCAAGCATAGAAACCGACAAATAATCATAACGTCTTCTTCGAGACATCATATAAAAAGCAAATCAAATGTAagctaaaaaaattgttcacttTACACAAACTTGTTTTCAAATCCCATACttcatttattcaaaaaaaaaaaaagaattgtgccTATGCATGGTATTTAACCCACCAAGTAGAATGTACTGGTGATCACATAAGTCTTTTCTGAATGCGtttttaattttctcacgaaattctATATGGCTTGCCTCGGAATAAAATGTGGCTCAGAGCTTTATTGCTGAATTACAAAGTGGTGTTTTCTGGTATGAAGTTTTCATTTATGTGTTCAAATATTTCCAACATGatagaaatgaaataaaaactgtTATTGTATCTAGACGATGAGCCTGCAACGGCAGATGTTTACGCACTAACACAAAAATGTTATCACCAGTTCATTCTACACCGTGTATTTAACCTGCATCCAAaacctacactgaaatgaaaatcttatttataatcattagatttgtcatatgaatcatatgcagaatataatttatagaagttatatgcaaacttataatctttatttaaagtgtacgttaaacctaaatagacgttaccataatgaaagttataagaatatcccatataatgtaTATAAAAATACGATGAAACTtaactcgttacataatttatattcattggatatgtcttatgaatcgtacgcagatggtatttcacaaaagacatatgacaacttatCACTTATGaatctaaatgatgttcaataaattttgtatcttcataatctttatgatattgataaaaataccatatacaagttatgcgaaaagtcaataaaacttaagccaatataatttaatatttaatatttcattcaatttcgttcaaggatatgccctaACGGATTATGAAATAAATACCCGGTACGTCTCATCACTCTGTCTGTCCAGTAAGAGGATTTAACTTATTTAATTATAGTTTCGGGATCCTAATTCTCCTTCGCAAAACTAACGACTAGTATAGCTCAAATCCTCGATAAAAGAAGTAGTTTCCGATTCGTTgtgcatctgattcgtctggtaacagtaaatatccgatgaaatcagccagttccaaagaagtaagtgtagttgaaatataacaataaattttcattatgaAACTCTTCACATgcgaaaaatataacaatagtttgataagacaattatttttattgtttttgattcccttAAGCACCATTTTCCCagcatttttattaatttgaatcttatatgtatAACTTATTCAATAAAATAGCAAGCATTTGATCTATTTAACTGAtatatagaactgggatgacctccaccaaaaattatatataaatgttatgaaactagtcatatggtatagatacctatctatattaattcgaagtgaatataatatgcgcttcatgaattgtttcaatgtatgttgtgtggatatctagtaatggttatagggcgcgccaataaatttgactcagactggaaacttcattcgttatatgaaaatcttgtaaaaataacattacgaagagtttcatgtttcataagattatcttgtATATTTaacatgatgttgaatacactttgtagctatcaattgaaatgctaatagtaaaaaatcattagaatataatataatgtgaaaatgagaatttagctcagtgtatccCCATACAGTAAGGGTTGCCAGTcatgataataaaaaaaattggaaatcaTGAATTGACTTTGGAATATAGTTTATAATTAAacgctggaaaaaattttggaaaaagatgagtttggaaaaaatgcttctgcaaatttttcaatttttcattctAGCTatgaaacaagttattttaagCTATGTATACCATGAAGGGGTAGTACcaatatatttaattttatttcatatCAGCTTGAAATAATCTCATAAAATGAGTTGGATAGTCATCCTTTGACAGCCATCACTAATTTACTGGCATGCTCATTCTTATTTGAAAACATTAATGTGAAAAACTaccaagttttgaaaatttttaatagcGATATCAACCTATAGAACCTAACCAGGTTGATGATGGATTGAATATTTCCTGTCTTTAAGCCCAGTTTTAACTATTACAGTCGTTCACTGTAGGGAAAAGTTTTCTAGGTCCTTTACTGTGACATGGCAGATGACATAATGAGCTGGTTGTCAAAATTCACATTTATTAGAGATTTTCATATGTATTATTTGTAAGAACGTactacaatatttaaaaaatcacaaATGCTCTATCTTTAGAATGTTGTCAACAAATGAGTAATACTCAATGTATGCCTCGCAAaatttataattaaattttgaaaatttttcgaatttcCTGGAGCCAAAAGCGGTCTTCAAGTTCTTATAGCAACCCTTTTTCAAttacaccagagatgccagatattttcatagaaaatctgtattacccaaaatgaaaaatatgtatttatctgtatccactatagaatcgaaatatttttaataaaaatttgttgaggTAATGTTATTCCTAAAATTTATGGTTTTATAATGAGAAAATGAATGAGTGCTCAATATTCATATCATTCTACAACGACGACATTAAatgctttcaaattttcatcaccaatcggaatcaacaaaacataatttcaatttcGTATACTTTCAAAATATTGGCTTGATGAGTTGATGTAGGATCTCAGCGCTCAACTTAAACTATCAACACCATTTAAAGATTTTTAGATCAATTTGTGATTCGTCGATTGATTACAAAACTCTCATCTCGTCACTACTACCAAAGAGAGGTCAGAcgaacgaaattattttattctttccttttttttgttgaaaaatctttatGAATCTGTATTAAGTTTAAAAAACCTgtacaaaatctgtattctgtatgaaatctgtatgtgcatgtaaaaatttgtataatacagataaatctgtataaatggcatctctgcttgcgGGTGGAAACCCTTTTTCTAAATAATCAAGACAACAAATGTAGAGGTGTACATAGGTGaaaagtataaaaaaatatttgtttgtttatttcgtaTTCttttctataatcaatattatcATTATTGCTATTACTATCAttgtcattatcattatcagtaTTATTACTATTtccattgttattattttttgaattcccttgtcttaaaaataccacgaaaagagaaaaagagTATACTGTCAAACGTAATAGAAATTGTAGCTGTACAcatatctgtataaaatgttcgaaacgacgtatgtaacattgagagattctctttgttcactttctctttcgattattgcaaatgattcctgcttttttcggtaatttctccagagcagattaaaagatgatagctttagtaaatattatcggtaaataattggagagaaggattgctaagagtgccgtgataatcaaaagagaaagtaaacaaagagaatctctcattgttacatacgtcgttttgaacattttatacagatatttAAATAATTCGCGAGATTGTTTATAGCTTTACAAATGACAAATGTGTCCACCTCTACTAAATATCTTGAGCTAGCAAGTCCAAATCAGTATCACTCAGATGTAAAAAAAGAACTGGCATTCCTGATTTCATAAAAACTGTTGTTCCAGCCTTATGGCGTGCGCGTTTTTCTTTTGTGACTCAATTTGtggtgaaaatggggaaaacacGGAAAACCAATTCCCAAAAGTTGATGTTGAGAATGGCCAACACTGTGAATATGGGATTTGTGAAAGAAAATGTAAGTATTTAATGAAATTTGATGGATTATATTCACATATCATGCAACATAACCTAACAAAAGTTTTCTTCTAGGTTACGGTGAACAAGCCagaagaaaataaaacattgGGTATGAAGCGTACGAGACATCCACTG comes from Malaya genurostris strain Urasoe2022 chromosome 3, Malgen_1.1, whole genome shotgun sequence and encodes:
- the LOC131436976 gene encoding uncharacterized protein LOC131436976 — its product is MEYKTMVKISMNQATLTIGMIFFNVFSKKNHSQFRVNSDIIIAEILFLVVNYYVRHNLSQDALEDLLKMLNVISGTKCFPENFETFASQFRNNPYDAKRVYFCTFCQYDFGTNLPKKGTLCPICKSQGHDFFVTIPIEPQLREMVLKYSLEIEQHSMEIENKNICDINRGRVARRLMKEHPEKHLTLSSNTDGAASRKSTTKKTLYPVFVTLNNLPPVLRFNKHNLLIAALWLSKEEPNLNLLYKYFCIELRILKKGISIGNQNYTVSLLQNCVDSVARCKVLCMKQYNGDYGCTMCLHPGKATDASPIRYYPSQRYPKSDDATTRKMMDEVQFTGQEVHGILNKSVFVALPEFDIIISHPPDYMHAVLLGVMKQLWASLTESENHKAPFYVGLRMKDIEKRFLSFRPPSSFPRYPRSLNQVKKFKANEWEAMLLHYIYPSLYKILPDHLLNHIMLLSSTIFLLLDPNLSEEMINWCDKKLKLFGCQFEAIYGIGRMTYNVHLMSHLAETVRNLGALYNSSLFPYESGNGMLLKFCSGNNKPVLQIEKKYYLNKLCQNSRVPQDSVIKQWVQSIWFKKHSIVQYNPQKIFTVNNSTLFDNDVTQRHFSYHSRLYYNRLNLCTKAACSDLKYDDSWIWINSNFFRIHAILCDQANIIYILGQKLDTISLFPNMYSYTFTDEVRIMKVTDSLKQCISMKVETNGEYMRFISICKKQTQVD